The proteins below come from a single Halothiobacillus neapolitanus c2 genomic window:
- a CDS encoding aspartate aminotransferase family protein, with amino-acid sequence MSAPTRAKTDEIQALDSAHYMHPFTNHKSLANKGARVITRGEGVYVWDSEGNKIFDGMSGLWCVNVGYGRKELVDAAAQQMQVLPYYNSFFQTTNEPATKLAERIVSLAGDRFSHVFFSSSGSESNDTNVRMVRHYWATLGHPERSIIISRKNAYHGSTVCGSSLGGMTGMHAQGGLPVPGIEHIEQPYHFDLAPDQDKDAFGIEAAGWLEQKILEVGPEKVAAFIGEPVQGAGGVIIPPKTYWPEIQRICDKYGILLICDEVICGFGRLGAWFSSEMMGAKPDLITFAKGVTSGYIPLGGVVVGKRVAEVLIEKGGEFNHGYTYSGHPVACAVALANLDIIEREGLVERVHEVTGPYLAERFAELSDHPLVAAPETFGMVGGFVLMKDKAEKQPFDASLEVGMICRDHCFANGLIMRAVGDRMIIAPPLVCTKSDIDELINRVRICLDATLKDIQSRGWMDAAHSAEVTA; translated from the coding sequence ATGTCGGCACCAACCCGTGCAAAGACCGATGAAATTCAAGCACTGGATTCGGCACATTACATGCATCCTTTTACGAACCATAAATCACTGGCGAATAAAGGGGCGAGGGTGATCACCCGTGGCGAAGGCGTGTATGTCTGGGATTCCGAGGGCAATAAAATTTTCGATGGCATGTCCGGATTGTGGTGTGTCAACGTGGGTTACGGTCGCAAGGAACTCGTAGATGCCGCCGCGCAACAGATGCAGGTGCTGCCGTATTACAACAGTTTTTTCCAGACGACCAACGAGCCTGCGACAAAATTGGCCGAGCGTATTGTGAGCTTAGCCGGGGACCGTTTCTCCCATGTGTTTTTCAGCTCTTCCGGATCGGAATCGAATGACACAAATGTGCGCATGGTGCGCCATTATTGGGCAACGCTCGGTCATCCGGAGCGCAGTATCATCATCAGCCGGAAAAACGCTTACCACGGCTCGACGGTGTGCGGTTCCTCGCTCGGCGGCATGACGGGCATGCATGCGCAGGGTGGCTTGCCGGTGCCGGGCATCGAGCACATCGAGCAGCCTTACCACTTCGATCTGGCGCCGGATCAAGACAAGGATGCTTTCGGTATCGAAGCGGCAGGTTGGCTGGAGCAGAAGATTCTCGAAGTCGGCCCGGAAAAGGTCGCAGCGTTCATCGGCGAGCCGGTGCAGGGAGCCGGTGGTGTGATCATCCCACCGAAAACCTATTGGCCCGAGATTCAGCGGATCTGCGACAAGTACGGGATTCTGCTGATCTGTGATGAGGTCATCTGCGGCTTCGGGCGGCTGGGTGCGTGGTTCAGTTCGGAGATGATGGGCGCGAAACCGGATCTGATTACCTTTGCCAAGGGCGTGACTTCTGGGTATATACCGCTCGGTGGCGTCGTGGTCGGCAAGCGGGTGGCCGAGGTGCTTATCGAGAAAGGCGGCGAGTTCAACCACGGCTATACCTATTCCGGGCACCCCGTCGCCTGTGCTGTGGCACTGGCCAATTTGGATATTATTGAACGCGAAGGGCTGGTGGAGCGGGTTCATGAGGTAACCGGTCCTTACCTTGCCGAGCGGTTTGCCGAATTGTCCGACCACCCGTTGGTCGCGGCGCCCGAGACATTCGGCATGGTTGGCGGATTCGTGTTGATGAAGGACAAGGCCGAAAAGCAGCCCTTTGATGCATCGCTGGAAGTGGGCATGATTTGTCGCGATCACTGCTTTGCCAATGGACTGATCATGCGTGCGGTGGGCGATCGGATGATCATCGCGCCACCTTTGGTATGCACCAAGTCGGACATTGACGAACTGATAAATCGGGTGCGCATCTGTCTGGATGCGACCCTCAAGGACATACAGTCGCGAGGCTGGATGGATGCAGCGCACTCAGCGGAAGTGACTGCATGA
- a CDS encoding glutamine synthetase family protein: MIERKDFSHKDMDQWLAAHNVTEIECLVPDLTGVARGKILPREKFTAERAMRLPEAVLGVTVTGESPENRPAYDNVFGFTDKDMVLVPDPGTVRLVPWAVDPTAQVIMDCLFHDGTPVDFAPRNVLRKVTELYKSMGWSPIVAPELEFYLLARNTDPNQPLVPPIGRSGRAETSRQLYSIDAVNEFDPLFEEIYEYCDIMGLELDTLIHEFGAGQMEINFLHDDPMVLADKVFFFKRTLREAALRHNMYATFMAKPMANEPGSAMHIHQSVLDTGTGQNIFSNPDGSESPLFQQYIAGLQKYLPAAMALLAPYVNSYRRIVRGGAAPINIEWGYDNRTVGIRVPHSGPEARRVENRVVGADANPYLAMAVTLACGYLGIVEKLQPSAVTTGSAYDSNYQLPRELSEALRQLDASKPLREVLGDNFIDVYVAVKETEHEEFMRVISPWEREHLLMHV; the protein is encoded by the coding sequence ATGATTGAGCGTAAAGACTTTTCTCACAAGGATATGGACCAGTGGCTGGCCGCGCACAATGTCACGGAAATCGAGTGTCTTGTTCCCGATCTCACCGGCGTGGCGCGCGGCAAGATCCTGCCGCGGGAAAAGTTTACAGCCGAGCGCGCCATGCGTCTCCCCGAAGCGGTTTTGGGTGTGACGGTGACCGGTGAATCACCCGAAAACCGGCCGGCTTACGACAATGTATTCGGCTTTACCGACAAGGATATGGTGCTGGTTCCCGACCCCGGCACGGTTCGTTTGGTGCCCTGGGCGGTTGATCCCACGGCTCAGGTGATCATGGATTGCCTGTTCCACGATGGCACCCCGGTGGACTTTGCGCCACGCAACGTGCTGCGCAAGGTGACCGAGTTGTACAAAAGCATGGGCTGGTCGCCGATCGTGGCCCCCGAGTTGGAGTTCTACCTGTTGGCGCGAAATACCGATCCCAACCAACCGCTGGTGCCGCCGATCGGCCGCAGTGGCCGCGCGGAAACCAGTCGTCAGCTGTACAGCATCGATGCGGTGAATGAATTCGATCCGCTGTTCGAGGAAATCTACGAGTACTGCGACATCATGGGGCTGGAACTCGATACGCTGATTCACGAATTCGGTGCCGGTCAGATGGAAATCAATTTCCTGCACGACGACCCCATGGTTCTTGCCGACAAGGTGTTCTTCTTCAAGCGCACGCTGCGTGAAGCGGCACTGCGTCACAACATGTATGCCACCTTCATGGCCAAGCCGATGGCCAACGAGCCCGGCTCGGCCATGCATATCCATCAGAGCGTCCTCGATACCGGTACCGGCCAGAATATTTTCAGCAATCCGGATGGCAGTGAATCGCCATTGTTCCAGCAGTACATCGCCGGTCTGCAAAAATACCTGCCCGCCGCCATGGCCCTGCTGGCGCCTTATGTGAACTCGTATCGACGCATCGTGCGCGGTGGTGCCGCACCCATCAACATCGAGTGGGGTTACGACAACCGCACCGTCGGCATCCGCGTGCCGCATTCCGGGCCGGAAGCACGCCGGGTCGAAAACCGGGTCGTGGGTGCCGATGCCAATCCTTATTTGGCTATGGCGGTCACGCTTGCCTGTGGTTATCTCGGCATAGTCGAGAAATTACAGCCAAGCGCCGTGACAACCGGCAGTGCTTATGACTCGAACTATCAATTGCCCAGAGAGCTCTCGGAAGCTCTGCGCCAATTGGATGCATCCAAGCCGCTGCGTGAAGTGCTGGGTGACAACTTTATTGATGTTTATGTGGCGGTTAAAGAAACCGAGCATGAGGAATTCATGCGTGTCATCAGCCCGTGGGAACGCGAGCATCTGTTGATGCACGTTTAA
- a CDS encoding gamma-glutamyl-gamma-aminobutyrate hydrolase family protein, with translation MIYRSKPVVLMAADMRQIDGQTFHAVGHKYVAAVAEAAQAVPLAIPALGSNSELEALIALADGILLPGAISNVHPSHFGEDVLNPSLPLDPARDSTTLRLIDAAVTSGVPLLGICRGFQEINVAFGGSLHQAVHDTEGFADHREVDSPVAQEQYGPRHLVSTVPGGLLAEITGRSEFMVNSLHGQGIARLGSGLVAEAYAPDGLIEAIRISDAKAFALAVQWHPEWDVLNNPPYLSIFRVFGAACRERAASRSAK, from the coding sequence ATGATTTACCGCAGTAAGCCGGTCGTTCTGATGGCCGCAGATATGAGACAGATCGACGGTCAAACGTTTCATGCCGTCGGTCATAAATACGTTGCGGCGGTTGCCGAGGCGGCGCAAGCGGTGCCGCTGGCGATCCCCGCTCTGGGTTCGAACAGTGAACTTGAAGCCTTGATTGCATTGGCCGATGGCATCCTGTTGCCGGGCGCGATATCCAATGTGCACCCATCCCATTTTGGCGAAGATGTGCTGAATCCATCCCTGCCGCTTGATCCAGCGCGTGACAGCACGACCCTGCGATTAATCGATGCCGCCGTGACGTCGGGTGTTCCCTTGTTGGGAATTTGTCGCGGGTTTCAGGAAATCAACGTGGCATTTGGCGGTAGCCTGCATCAGGCCGTGCATGACACCGAAGGGTTTGCCGACCACCGGGAAGTCGATAGCCCGGTGGCCCAAGAGCAGTACGGCCCTCGGCATCTCGTGTCTACCGTGCCCGGCGGTCTGCTGGCCGAGATTACGGGGCGCAGCGAGTTCATGGTCAATTCGCTCCACGGTCAGGGTATTGCGCGGCTTGGCTCGGGGCTGGTCGCCGAGGCCTATGCACCCGACGGCCTGATCGAGGCGATCCGTATTTCCGATGCGAAAGCATTCGCGCTGGCGGTACAGTGGCACCCGGAGTGGGATGTGCTGAACAACCCGCCTTATTTGTCGATATTTCGCGTTTTTGGCGCAGCTTGTCGTGAGCGCGCTGCCTCACGCTCGGCCAAGTGA
- a CDS encoding PLP-dependent aminotransferase family protein, with the protein MESLTISEWLLTELKQGRFPPRMPSHRRVYEAIRRAIATQHLTPGARLPSTRSLAEELSLSRNTLLAAFEQLHEEGYVVSRIGSGTRVAATLPESFVPMRASGATTDAEPPMNTSGRNTSGLSKRGAIVAGPSDQPSYEVQPFTPGEDDFSAFPTQIWRRLLNRQWRDPQPAFLDYGHAGGHLPLRHAIANYLRMSRTVNLTVEQVLITSGTQQSIDLCARMLTDYGDRVWVENPCYWGARRVLEVNGLSLHPVPVDDEGMAPGNTDFRNPPRLIYTTPSHQYPKGVAMSYGRRRLLLDYAASRGAWILEDDYDSEFRFEGRPLSSLQGMDQSGCVLYMGTFSKVMYPGIKLGYIVVPPELAERFKRGLYELQRPGQVVIQAALADFIEEGHFSTHIRRLRQIYKERRYLLQKALAPVTNVGARLPPAGSGLHLVVELPAACDDVRVAELAAEQGLRVYPLSHYSVGEKREKGLIIGYAYASTDRITTYGRILADVIQAALSN; encoded by the coding sequence GTGGAATCTTTAACCATTTCGGAATGGTTGCTCACCGAGCTCAAACAAGGGCGATTTCCACCACGGATGCCGTCACATCGACGTGTCTACGAAGCCATTCGTCGCGCCATTGCCACGCAGCATCTCACGCCCGGCGCCCGATTGCCGTCTACACGCAGTCTGGCGGAAGAGCTCAGTCTGTCCCGAAACACCCTGCTGGCCGCATTCGAGCAACTGCATGAAGAAGGTTATGTCGTGTCACGGATCGGTAGTGGTACGCGCGTTGCCGCCACGTTACCGGAAAGCTTTGTCCCAATGCGGGCGTCCGGCGCAACAACAGATGCCGAGCCGCCAATGAACACGTCGGGAAGGAACACGTCGGGCCTGTCCAAACGAGGTGCCATCGTCGCCGGGCCATCGGATCAACCCAGTTATGAGGTGCAACCTTTTACGCCAGGTGAGGATGATTTCTCTGCTTTCCCGACCCAGATCTGGCGTCGCCTGCTCAACCGCCAATGGCGCGATCCTCAGCCCGCCTTTCTGGACTACGGCCATGCCGGGGGCCATTTGCCGCTTCGGCACGCCATTGCCAACTATCTGCGCATGTCCCGCACCGTCAATTTGACGGTGGAACAGGTGCTGATCACCTCGGGCACACAGCAATCTATCGACCTGTGTGCCCGCATGCTTACCGATTACGGGGACCGCGTATGGGTAGAAAATCCCTGCTACTGGGGCGCGCGACGCGTGCTTGAGGTCAACGGCCTGTCACTTCACCCGGTCCCTGTAGATGATGAAGGAATGGCACCAGGCAACACCGATTTTCGAAATCCACCGCGTCTGATCTACACCACGCCATCCCACCAATACCCCAAGGGCGTTGCCATGAGTTATGGACGTCGCCGCCTGCTTCTGGATTACGCTGCCAGCCGTGGGGCATGGATTCTCGAGGATGACTACGACAGTGAATTCCGCTTCGAAGGGCGTCCGCTGTCCTCATTGCAAGGCATGGATCAGAGCGGCTGCGTGCTGTATATGGGTACCTTTTCCAAGGTGATGTATCCCGGCATCAAACTGGGCTACATCGTGGTGCCGCCCGAACTGGCAGAACGCTTCAAACGCGGGCTGTATGAACTGCAACGCCCCGGTCAGGTCGTGATTCAGGCGGCGCTGGCCGACTTTATCGAAGAAGGTCATTTCTCAACCCATATTCGTCGCTTGCGGCAAATATACAAGGAACGGCGCTACCTGCTGCAAAAGGCATTGGCACCCGTTACCAACGTCGGCGCTCGCCTGCCGCCTGCCGGCTCCGGCCTGCACCTGGTGGTGGAACTCCCCGCGGCGTGTGACGATGTTCGAGTTGCCGAATTGGCCGCAGAACAAGGCCTGCGCGTTTACCCGCTTTCCCATTACAGCGTGGGAGAAAAGCGCGAAAAAGGGCTGATTATCGGCTATGCCTATGCGTCCACGGACCGCATCACGACTTATGGCCGCATCCTTGCGGATGTGATTCAGGCGGCCCTGAGCAACTAA
- a CDS encoding NAD(P)/FAD-dependent oxidoreductase — MLACEQKLIQNSYYTASAHAHTSYPPLDGDAAADVCIVGGGLAGLSAAIELADRGYSVIVLEAESVGWGASGRNGGQIIAGLACDQSVIEKALGLEAAQQAWDITIEALDLVRERVKRFDIDCDLVDGFLGVAVGKRKGVALRDWFETMAKRYHYDSDAEWIEPADLNQWIDSPRFHSGYYDRRSGHLHPLNYTLGLARAAHSLGVRICEHTPVRTMTKGEPAVLHTDKGRITARYVVLAGNMYLPEVSPKLAPSLASRIMPVGTYIVATEPLDPELVARLIPTKSAVCDTNFVLDYFRFSADNRMLFGGRVSYSTMTPPNLKQDMHKRMQLVFPQLADAKVEFAWGGFVDITMNRAPDFGQMAPNVFYLQGFSGHGVALTGMAGKMVAEAISGQAERLDLMARIPHHSFIGGKRLRMPALVLGMTWYRLRDALG; from the coding sequence ATGCTCGCCTGCGAACAAAAACTGATTCAGAACTCCTATTACACGGCCAGTGCCCATGCGCATACGAGCTACCCTCCGCTGGATGGCGATGCTGCCGCGGATGTGTGCATCGTCGGTGGGGGGCTCGCCGGCTTGTCTGCGGCCATTGAGCTGGCGGACCGCGGCTATTCGGTCATCGTGCTGGAAGCCGAGAGCGTCGGTTGGGGCGCGAGTGGCCGCAACGGCGGGCAGATCATCGCTGGCCTTGCCTGCGATCAATCGGTGATCGAAAAGGCTTTGGGGCTTGAAGCCGCTCAGCAGGCATGGGACATCACCATCGAAGCGCTCGATCTGGTTCGCGAACGGGTCAAACGGTTCGATATCGACTGCGATCTGGTGGATGGTTTTCTCGGTGTGGCCGTCGGTAAGCGTAAAGGCGTCGCCCTGCGTGACTGGTTTGAAACCATGGCGAAGCGCTACCACTACGATTCGGACGCCGAATGGATCGAACCGGCTGACCTGAACCAGTGGATCGATAGTCCGCGCTTTCATAGCGGTTATTACGATCGGCGTTCGGGGCATCTGCATCCGCTCAACTACACGCTCGGCCTGGCGCGCGCGGCGCACAGTCTGGGTGTGCGGATCTGCGAACACACACCGGTACGCACGATGACCAAGGGAGAGCCTGCCGTGCTGCATACGGACAAGGGCCGCATCACGGCGCGTTATGTCGTACTGGCGGGTAACATGTACCTGCCCGAAGTGTCGCCGAAATTGGCGCCTTCGCTCGCGAGTCGAATCATGCCGGTGGGTACCTACATCGTCGCCACCGAACCGTTGGACCCGGAATTGGTTGCACGCCTGATCCCTACCAAGTCAGCGGTTTGCGACACCAATTTCGTGCTGGATTACTTCCGCTTCTCAGCGGACAACCGCATGCTGTTCGGTGGTCGGGTGAGCTACAGCACCATGACGCCGCCCAACCTCAAGCAAGACATGCACAAACGGATGCAGTTGGTTTTCCCCCAGTTGGCAGATGCCAAGGTGGAATTCGCCTGGGGCGGTTTTGTGGACATCACCATGAATCGAGCGCCGGACTTCGGCCAGATGGCGCCGAACGTGTTCTATCTGCAAGGTTTCTCTGGTCATGGCGTGGCACTCACCGGCATGGCGGGCAAGATGGTCGCCGAAGCTATCAGCGGTCAAGCGGAGCGACTTGATCTGATGGCGCGCATTCCACACCATAGTTTCATTGGCGGAAAACGGTTGCGTATGCCGGCGCTCGTTCTGGGCATGACGTGGTACCGACTTCGCGACGCGCTGGGTTGA
- the speB gene encoding agmatinase produces the protein MNHTFAYLSAGGFLGLPITPDAPSSSESGKPFAVAGVTWDCSVTNRPGSRLGPGAIRQASRMLCDATHPLFDTSPLDKLVDLGDLLLPNTSLESMRAALMPQVSALLDRHEMVWLGGDHSITLPLLRAYRAHFGQPLACIHFDAHCDTWTDHFGEPSGHGTWVYEAFKEGLVIPEAFVQVGIRSSGVREAREFVNDQGGRIYTARELRGRDGAGLQDVIDEVRARLAQNGNPPVYLSFDIDVFDPAFAPGTGTPEPGGLTTAQAMTLLEGWHDLNWVGMDLVEVAPPYDHAELTSNAASTMIWTWLCGRLAACAST, from the coding sequence ATGAATCATACGTTTGCCTATTTGTCTGCCGGCGGGTTCCTCGGGTTGCCGATTACGCCGGATGCGCCGTCCTCCTCCGAGTCGGGCAAGCCGTTTGCCGTGGCCGGTGTGACCTGGGATTGCAGTGTCACCAATCGTCCCGGATCGCGTCTCGGGCCTGGTGCGATTCGTCAGGCCAGCCGGATGCTGTGCGACGCAACCCACCCGCTGTTCGATACCTCGCCGCTCGATAAACTGGTCGATCTGGGCGATTTGCTGCTTCCCAATACGAGTCTTGAGAGCATGCGTGCCGCTTTGATGCCGCAAGTGAGCGCACTGCTGGATCGGCATGAAATGGTCTGGCTCGGCGGCGATCATTCAATCACCTTGCCGTTGTTGCGCGCCTATCGTGCGCATTTCGGCCAACCGCTGGCCTGCATCCATTTCGATGCCCACTGCGATACCTGGACGGACCACTTCGGCGAGCCTTCCGGTCATGGCACCTGGGTGTATGAAGCCTTTAAAGAAGGGCTGGTCATACCGGAAGCCTTTGTTCAGGTCGGCATCCGTTCATCGGGCGTGCGCGAGGCGCGTGAATTCGTGAACGATCAGGGCGGTCGCATTTATACGGCCCGTGAATTGCGCGGGCGCGATGGTGCCGGTTTGCAGGATGTCATCGACGAGGTGCGGGCACGTCTGGCGCAGAACGGAAATCCGCCGGTCTATCTGTCCTTCGATATTGATGTCTTCGATCCGGCCTTCGCCCCCGGAACGGGCACGCCGGAGCCGGGCGGACTGACTACCGCGCAGGCCATGACCTTGCTGGAAGGTTGGCACGATCTCAATTGGGTAGGCATGGATCTTGTCGAAGTGGCCCCGCCGTACGATCACGCCGAGCTGACCAGCAATGCGGCATCGACCATGATCTGGACCTGGCTCTGTGGTCGTCTAGCCGCCTGTGCCTCAACTTGA
- a CDS encoding aspartate aminotransferase family protein, which produces MHSTNNALIAYAERLLKSERQRYLQLHPTSARLAEEARQHYLYGVPMHWMNDWGTPTPLFVREARGAHFTCADNIDYTDFCLGDTGAMFGHSPEPVARALEEQARRGFTAMLPGVNTPDVGAALADQFGLPYWQLATTATDANRFVLRWARAVTGRTKLLVFDGCYHGTVDDTLVDCVVDAEDGKTVSQTVSRASLIGQTVDLGLNTVAVDFNDLAAVERELSSGEIACLLTEPALTNCGMVPALPGFIARLRELTTRYGTLLILDETHTISSGRGGWARNAGIEPDFVVFGKPIAGGLPAAAYGFSAVLAKRMQAAKDAAPPGHSGIGTTLSGNMLTLAALHATLTEVATPAAYEHMLTLAATLEQGLTALLARHALPWCITRIGARLELQFCPTAPVNAREARAAQQDELEHAIHLYLLNRGVLLTPFHNMMLVCPETRPADIDKLLTVLDDCLSTLTAH; this is translated from the coding sequence ATGCATTCGACCAACAATGCCCTGATTGCCTATGCAGAACGCCTGCTGAAAAGCGAGCGCCAACGGTATCTGCAACTGCACCCCACGTCGGCGCGACTGGCCGAAGAGGCCCGCCAACATTACCTTTATGGCGTACCGATGCACTGGATGAACGACTGGGGCACGCCCACGCCCCTGTTTGTGCGTGAAGCGCGGGGGGCGCACTTCACCTGTGCCGACAATATCGATTACACGGATTTCTGTCTGGGCGATACCGGTGCGATGTTCGGTCATAGCCCGGAACCGGTTGCCCGCGCGCTCGAAGAACAGGCAAGGCGGGGTTTTACCGCCATGCTGCCCGGCGTAAACACACCGGATGTGGGCGCGGCGCTGGCGGATCAGTTCGGCCTACCCTACTGGCAGCTCGCGACCACCGCAACCGACGCCAATCGCTTTGTACTGCGTTGGGCGCGGGCGGTCACCGGGCGAACCAAACTGCTGGTATTCGATGGCTGCTATCACGGCACCGTGGACGACACCTTGGTTGATTGTGTGGTCGATGCCGAGGATGGAAAGACAGTCAGCCAAACCGTCAGCAGGGCCAGCTTAATCGGACAAACCGTCGATCTCGGCCTCAATACCGTGGCGGTGGATTTCAACGACCTAGCGGCAGTGGAACGCGAACTCTCCAGCGGGGAAATCGCCTGCCTGCTCACCGAACCCGCACTCACCAACTGCGGTATGGTTCCGGCCCTGCCCGGGTTTATCGCCCGTCTGCGCGAGCTGACCACACGCTACGGTACCTTGCTGATTCTGGACGAGACCCATACCATTTCCAGCGGCCGCGGTGGCTGGGCGCGCAACGCCGGTATCGAGCCGGATTTCGTTGTCTTCGGCAAACCGATTGCCGGTGGATTGCCCGCAGCGGCCTATGGCTTCAGCGCGGTACTGGCCAAACGCATGCAAGCAGCCAAGGACGCAGCGCCACCCGGTCACTCCGGTATCGGCACGACCTTGTCCGGCAACATGCTGACCCTCGCTGCCCTGCATGCCACGCTCACCGAGGTCGCCACGCCAGCGGCCTACGAACATATGCTGACCCTCGCCGCGACCCTCGAACAGGGCTTGACTGCCTTGTTGGCACGCCATGCCCTGCCGTGGTGCATCACCCGAATCGGCGCACGGCTGGAATTGCAGTTCTGCCCAACCGCACCCGTCAATGCCCGAGAAGCCCGTGCCGCCCAGCAGGACGAACTGGAACACGCCATCCACCTCTACCTGCTCAATCGCGGCGTGCTGCTGACCCCGTTTCACAACATGATGCTGGTCTGTCCCGAGACCCGTCCGGCGGATATCGACAAGCTGCTCACGGTGCTCGACGACTGCCTGTCGACGTTGACAGCACACTAA
- a CDS encoding MFS transporter — protein MTQQHPIDWGTVAALNVVSIFSQLGQFGIGFVVLPVWLAQHGLNATELGVLVSAQWLGMLIGLAIAPRLNVRLGHAKVIALGLLVTMIGFLVMLNVGPYAWLPAVVVIGLGMGLRWIGLEPWLYGITPTQGRGRLVGFHETMIGIAPIVAPLTTNWVGIEGSGPLVLGLIFTGMAFIPLAFAGVAPRAKMVQVKRASGQGPSPRNLILALGVATAAIGGITEAAFSGLFPIFGAGRDLSADQMVTLLTYFGFGGLLLQYLMGWLADHRGLVFAVLVNAGMTILMAIVTSFPLGFNGLAVTFFVMGGTITGYLTLAIVASTKAGHGDLSVNVRLISMAYTASAIFGPLLAGVAMKSSTSEALIWLVGALGVALCGYVLIQTRRRVLPDRLPDA, from the coding sequence ATGACCCAGCAGCACCCCATCGACTGGGGTACGGTGGCCGCGCTTAATGTAGTCTCGATATTCTCGCAACTGGGGCAATTCGGTATCGGGTTCGTGGTGTTGCCGGTTTGGCTGGCGCAACATGGGCTCAATGCCACCGAGCTCGGGGTGCTTGTATCTGCCCAATGGTTGGGAATGCTGATTGGTTTGGCCATCGCACCCCGACTGAATGTCCGCCTCGGGCATGCGAAGGTTATCGCCTTGGGCTTGCTGGTCACCATGATCGGTTTTCTGGTCATGCTGAATGTGGGGCCATACGCATGGTTGCCCGCGGTGGTCGTGATCGGGTTGGGCATGGGCTTGCGCTGGATTGGTCTGGAACCCTGGTTGTACGGGATTACCCCCACGCAGGGTCGGGGGCGTTTGGTCGGGTTTCACGAAACCATGATCGGGATCGCGCCCATCGTGGCCCCGCTAACGACGAATTGGGTTGGTATTGAAGGATCCGGGCCATTGGTGCTGGGCTTGATCTTCACTGGCATGGCCTTCATCCCGCTCGCGTTTGCAGGCGTGGCGCCGAGGGCCAAGATGGTTCAGGTCAAGCGCGCCTCAGGTCAGGGTCCGTCGCCGCGTAATCTCATTTTGGCTTTGGGTGTGGCAACCGCGGCCATTGGCGGTATCACGGAAGCGGCGTTCTCGGGTCTGTTCCCCATTTTCGGCGCAGGGCGTGATCTTAGTGCCGACCAGATGGTCACCCTGCTGACCTATTTCGGGTTCGGCGGGTTGCTATTGCAATACCTCATGGGCTGGCTTGCCGACCACCGTGGCCTCGTATTTGCGGTGTTGGTGAATGCTGGCATGACCATCCTGATGGCGATTGTGACCAGTTTTCCGCTGGGATTTAACGGTCTTGCCGTTACGTTTTTTGTGATGGGCGGCACGATTACCGGTTATCTGACGTTGGCGATCGTGGCTTCGACCAAAGCCGGTCACGGGGATTTGTCGGTTAATGTTCGGCTTATTTCCATGGCCTATACCGCCAGCGCCATTTTCGGGCCGTTGCTTGCTGGCGTCGCCATGAAATCCTCCACCAGCGAGGCACTGATCTGGCTGGTGGGCGCTTTGGGCGTGGCCTTGTGTGGCTACGTGCTGATTCAGACGCGACGGCGTGTCTTGCCGGATCGGTTACCTGACGCCTGA
- a CDS encoding RidA family protein — MKQIQTSNAPAAIGPYSQAIAVGTMLFTSGQIPLRADGTLVEGDIKVQTQQVFDNLRAVIEAAGGTLSQVVKTTVFLKDLQDFVAMNGVYEAAFGDHRPARSAVQVARLPRDVLVEIEAIVSLA, encoded by the coding sequence ATGAAGCAGATCCAGACCTCTAACGCACCGGCCGCGATCGGTCCTTATTCGCAGGCGATTGCTGTCGGCACAATGCTCTTTACCTCGGGGCAAATCCCGTTGCGTGCCGATGGCACGCTGGTTGAGGGCGATATCAAGGTACAAACCCAACAGGTGTTCGACAATCTGCGCGCGGTGATCGAAGCGGCGGGCGGCACGCTGTCCCAAGTGGTCAAAACCACGGTATTTCTCAAGGACTTGCAGGATTTCGTCGCAATGAACGGCGTGTACGAAGCGGCATTCGGCGATCACCGCCCCGCCCGTTCTGCCGTGCAGGTTGCCCGTCTGCCGCGCGATGTTCTGGTTGAAATTGAAGCCATTGTCTCACTGGCGTGA